A single Tenacibaculum sp. Bg11-29 DNA region contains:
- a CDS encoding Hsp70 family protein, with product MNNVCGLDFGTSNTISTIYKDGKDIMVPLEKNNKSLPSCVFFPFNEIENPIYGDIATNTYINNGYGRYMKSFKRILGTTFFEQRTVLRPGYNISFQDIIINYIKYVKNKTEKFTAKETDYVVIGKPVRLSENSSGANSGIAQLEAIIKKVGYKNYSFLEEPIAAAYYHKKNLKDKSLAIVADLGGGTCDFTIVEVNKGENELNILSTSGISLGGTDLDSQFALKVFFPELGYNSIDKFKGITLPSTPYRDAADWNKITTSLYSKKTEMLVRKMVANSKYPEKIIQFQKLINDKNAHSLLGEIENTKIKLSEKESLYFNSNFIPNTVDLSITKSILEDSIENSIQKILNTASECCKQAGVNKTGIDYLILTGGTSKMPFIKELFKNTFSNAKLIENNAMDSVALGLLEKAKKDIR from the coding sequence ATGAATAATGTTTGCGGATTAGATTTTGGGACTTCTAATACTATTAGTACAATTTATAAAGACGGAAAAGATATAATGGTTCCGTTAGAGAAAAATAATAAATCATTACCAAGTTGTGTGTTTTTTCCTTTTAATGAAATAGAAAATCCTATTTACGGAGACATTGCAACAAATACTTACATAAATAATGGTTATGGTAGGTACATGAAAAGCTTTAAAAGAATTTTAGGAACCACTTTTTTTGAACAAAGAACAGTTTTAAGACCTGGATACAATATTTCTTTTCAAGATATTATTATTAATTATATAAAGTATGTAAAAAATAAAACCGAAAAATTTACAGCAAAAGAAACAGATTATGTAGTAATAGGAAAACCTGTACGTCTTTCTGAAAATAGTAGTGGAGCTAATTCTGGAATAGCTCAATTAGAAGCTATTATAAAAAAAGTAGGTTATAAAAATTATTCTTTTTTAGAAGAGCCCATTGCAGCAGCTTACTACCATAAAAAGAATTTAAAAGATAAATCGTTAGCTATTGTAGCAGATTTAGGAGGAGGAACTTGTGATTTTACAATTGTAGAGGTTAATAAAGGAGAGAATGAATTAAACATTTTATCAACATCTGGTATTTCTTTAGGAGGTACTGATCTTGATAGTCAGTTTGCTTTAAAAGTATTTTTTCCAGAATTAGGTTATAATAGTATTGACAAATTTAAAGGAATAACATTACCAAGTACACCTTATAGAGATGCTGCTGATTGGAATAAAATAACAACATCATTATACTCAAAAAAAACAGAAATGTTAGTGAGAAAAATGGTAGCAAATTCAAAATATCCAGAAAAAATCATCCAGTTTCAAAAATTAATTAACGACAAGAATGCACATTCACTATTAGGTGAAATAGAAAATACAAAGATTAAGTTGTCTGAAAAAGAATCATTATATTTTAATAGTAATTTTATACCTAATACAGTTGATTTAAGTATTACAAAAAGCATTTTAGAAGATTCAATAGAAAACAGTATACAAAAAATTCTTAACACAGCTAGTGAATGTTGTAAACAAGCAGGGGTAAACAAAACAGGTATTGATTATCTCATTTTAACAGGAGGAACTAGTAAAATGCCATTTATAAAAGAACTTTTTAAAAATACTTTTTCTAATGCTAAATTAATTGAAAATAATGCTATGGATTCTGTAGCTTTAGGTTTACTAGAAAAGGCTAAAAAAGATATTCGTTAA
- a CDS encoding threonine/serine exporter ThrE family protein, with protein sequence MKIPKKYQFIVELGKALHIYGIPSYKIESYLIEVAKTKGIVGSFMDFPTWINYVFYEDQKSYNYIECIPPGQLNLGAFSKIAELTNKVINSEIDNDSITNELNIIHSKTKEVNHVFLTFSYAFAAGSFSLLIGSNWVSFGVSLFLGAFIYLLVYLATKSKYIENIFESFSALIATIVSCLLTLVFPELNLGLTILASIIIFIPGLAITTALEEITSKNLVSGGAKLLDSILLLFKQFFGVLLGLGLMTSFIDIDLTYHVSETPKWTIFCAVPLLSISLFPIFQVRKKDMFFGVLTGALAFFITVLLSGYGILVSTFIGTLAVVGISRLFGRISKTPKTVYLTQGIIMLVPGSKSFMGLSNSLLNSSIAGSVNLFEQVAFILMGIIGGLLFAGTFRERSNKKH encoded by the coding sequence TTAATCGAAGTTGCAAAGACTAAAGGAATTGTAGGTAGCTTCATGGATTTTCCAACATGGATAAATTATGTTTTTTACGAAGATCAAAAATCTTATAACTATATTGAATGTATCCCTCCTGGTCAGCTAAACTTAGGAGCATTTTCTAAAATTGCAGAACTCACTAATAAAGTAATTAATTCTGAAATTGATAACGATTCTATAACTAACGAATTAAATATTATTCATTCTAAAACTAAAGAGGTAAATCATGTATTTTTAACCTTTTCCTATGCATTTGCAGCTGGTAGTTTTAGCCTATTAATAGGCTCAAATTGGGTGTCTTTTGGAGTTTCTTTATTTTTAGGGGCATTTATATACCTTCTAGTATATTTAGCTACAAAATCAAAATATATAGAAAATATATTCGAATCTTTCAGTGCGTTGATTGCAACCATTGTAAGTTGTCTTTTAACTTTAGTTTTTCCAGAACTTAATTTAGGTTTAACCATATTAGCTTCCATCATTATTTTTATTCCGGGATTAGCAATTACTACTGCTTTAGAAGAAATAACGTCTAAAAATTTAGTTTCTGGAGGAGCAAAGCTTTTAGACTCAATTCTCTTATTATTTAAACAGTTTTTTGGTGTATTACTTGGTTTAGGCTTAATGACATCTTTCATTGATATCGATTTAACTTATCATGTTTCTGAAACACCAAAATGGACTATCTTTTGTGCTGTACCACTGCTTTCAATTTCTCTCTTCCCCATATTTCAGGTACGAAAGAAAGATATGTTTTTTGGTGTATTAACAGGAGCTTTAGCTTTTTTTATAACTGTTTTATTATCAGGATATGGAATATTAGTGAGTACTTTTATTGGAACCTTGGCTGTAGTTGGAATAAGTCGTTTATTTGGTAGAATTTCTAAAACACCAAAAACAGTATACTTAACGCAAGGTATTATAATGCTTGTACCTGGAAGTAAATCTTTTATGGGATTAAGTAATTCATTATTAAACTCTTCTATTGCAGGTTCTGTAAACTTATTTGAACAAGTCGCTTTTATACTAATGGGTATAATTGGAGGGCTTCTTTTTGCAGGTACATTTAGAGAAAGAAGTAATAAAAAACACTAA
- a CDS encoding MarR family winged helix-turn-helix transcriptional regulator produces the protein MEINDINKIIDFNKKYARLIGMLQTSFLDSNYSFTEAHILSELSFHPNSSATVINEQLNLDEGYLSRIVKKLTNELLITKKQSLQDKRIYLLSLTEKGGEVYEKLNKLSAELVLSTTDHLEEEERKELAFLLERVKDLILK, from the coding sequence ATGGAAATAAATGATATAAATAAAATAATAGATTTTAATAAAAAGTATGCTAGATTGATAGGGATGCTTCAAACCAGTTTTCTCGACAGTAATTATTCATTTACGGAAGCTCATATTTTAAGCGAACTGTCTTTTCATCCAAACTCATCTGCAACTGTTATAAATGAACAATTAAATTTAGATGAAGGGTATTTAAGTCGTATCGTTAAAAAATTAACAAATGAATTACTGATCACTAAAAAGCAATCTTTACAGGATAAAAGAATATATTTATTAAGTTTAACAGAAAAAGGGGGAGAAGTATATGAAAAATTAAATAAGCTGTCTGCAGAATTAGTGTTATCAACTACTGACCATTTAGAAGAAGAAGAGAGGAAGGAATTGGCTTTTTTATTAGAAAGAGTAAAGGACTTAATTTTAAAATAA
- a CDS encoding DMT family transporter, with product MKYKNGTGILFSFLWATAAIAMKIGILSVDPLILAIIRFLISGLIMIIISTFLLKEKISKKNDWYQISILGLLNITIYLGCLFTAIMTISAGLLNLFIAINPILITLFTSYFLKRKISTNEKLGFSICFIGLLIATIPTLKESKSNFFGICLLILGMTSYSLGSVYYKKNELKLSNLTINGYQTFIGGLFLLPIAYYYKSQTILYDTNFYVSLVWLTVVISIFANNIWFSLLKKDTVKASKWLFLAPIFGYFLSFVLLGEEITIYAYLGIVLVLLGLKINK from the coding sequence ATGAAATATAAAAACGGTACTGGAATATTATTTTCATTTCTTTGGGCAACAGCTGCTATAGCTATGAAAATTGGTATTTTATCAGTAGATCCATTAATTTTAGCTATCATTAGGTTTCTAATTTCAGGGTTAATAATGATCATTATATCAACGTTTTTATTAAAAGAAAAAATATCAAAGAAAAATGACTGGTACCAAATATCTATTTTGGGTTTGCTTAATATTACCATTTATCTAGGTTGTCTTTTTACTGCTATTATGACTATATCTGCAGGACTATTAAATTTATTTATAGCTATAAATCCTATTTTAATCACTTTATTTACCAGTTATTTTCTTAAGAGAAAAATTTCAACCAATGAAAAATTAGGTTTCTCTATTTGTTTTATTGGCTTACTTATAGCCACAATACCAACGCTAAAAGAATCTAAATCAAATTTTTTTGGTATCTGTTTATTAATTTTAGGAATGACATCCTACTCACTAGGAAGTGTATATTATAAAAAAAATGAATTGAAACTATCTAATTTAACAATTAATGGTTATCAGACTTTTATTGGTGGTTTATTTTTACTTCCAATAGCGTATTATTACAAGTCTCAGACTATTCTCTATGACACTAATTTTTATGTATCCTTAGTTTGGTTAACTGTTGTAATTTCAATTTTCGCTAATAACATTTGGTTTAGTTTATTAAAAAAAGATACAGTAAAAGCTAGTAAATGGTTATTCTTAGCTCCTATTTTTGGATATTTTTTATCATTTGTTTTACTAGGTGAAGAAATAACTATATATGCTTACCTTGGAATAGTATTGGTTCTTTTGGGTTTAAAAATAAATAAGTAA
- a CDS encoding cytochrome P450: MTKINTLPRTLNDLKTPKGSFILGNLKDFKKKNKHRILEEWAKQFGELYTIRLGPLKVLVSANTDLNTTILRQRPTKFRRLSKINEVFVEMGFHTVFNAEGDHWKKQRKPVTEALNVKKVKGYFPVIQKKTENFISKIKVYSSTEETVDIIQDFIAFTIDVTTEIAFGYKLNTIQNKEDSFQNHLEIIFPMINDRITAPFPLWRIFPKTKDKQLKKSLKAIENIIHQFIKDAKYRLEKNEELRNNPSNFLEALLVESEKEDSVFDEKTLYGNVIAMLLAGEDTTSNTLSWTLFYLAQNPEVVEKIRNESNLTYQDAIPENYDQLSHLKYTNAAIQEAIRLKPTTPILFFQANEDVVLNDLSIPKDTSIILQNSFASMQENNFSDPTKFDPNRWIKSECPYQNHKPKTIKAFGGGARLCPGMHLSMIEMTTVIASICKQFDISLAVSPSEIKENFAFTVHPENLKVQFKKVKT, encoded by the coding sequence ATGACCAAAATAAATACTCTTCCTCGTACTTTAAATGATTTAAAAACACCAAAAGGTAGTTTTATTCTTGGCAATTTAAAAGATTTTAAAAAGAAAAATAAACATCGAATTTTAGAGGAATGGGCTAAACAGTTTGGAGAATTATATACCATAAGACTAGGGCCATTGAAAGTTTTAGTATCTGCAAACACAGATTTAAATACTACCATTTTACGCCAAAGACCTACAAAATTCAGACGCCTTTCTAAAATTAATGAAGTATTTGTTGAAATGGGGTTTCATACTGTGTTTAATGCAGAAGGAGATCATTGGAAAAAACAACGTAAGCCTGTAACTGAGGCTTTAAATGTAAAAAAAGTAAAAGGATACTTCCCTGTAATTCAAAAGAAGACAGAAAATTTTATCTCCAAAATTAAAGTATATAGTTCTACTGAAGAGACTGTTGATATTATACAAGATTTTATTGCATTTACGATTGATGTTACAACAGAAATAGCTTTTGGTTATAAATTAAATACAATTCAGAATAAAGAGGATAGTTTTCAAAATCATTTAGAAATTATATTTCCAATGATTAATGATCGAATTACAGCCCCTTTTCCTTTATGGCGTATATTTCCTAAAACTAAAGATAAGCAATTAAAAAAATCATTAAAAGCTATAGAAAACATTATTCATCAGTTTATTAAAGATGCAAAATATAGATTAGAAAAAAATGAAGAATTACGAAATAATCCTTCCAATTTTTTAGAAGCATTATTGGTTGAAAGTGAAAAAGAAGATAGTGTTTTTGATGAAAAAACTTTATACGGAAATGTTATTGCTATGCTATTAGCTGGTGAAGATACTACTTCTAATACCTTATCTTGGACTCTTTTCTACCTTGCCCAAAACCCTGAAGTAGTTGAGAAAATAAGAAATGAATCTAATCTTACTTATCAAGATGCTATTCCTGAAAATTATGATCAATTAAGTCATTTAAAATACACCAATGCCGCTATACAAGAAGCTATAAGGTTAAAACCTACTACTCCAATATTATTTTTTCAAGCAAATGAAGATGTAGTTTTAAATGATTTATCTATTCCAAAAGATACTAGTATTATTCTACAGAATAGCTTTGCTTCTATGCAAGAAAATAATTTTTCTGATCCCACAAAATTTGATCCTAATCGTTGGATAAAATCAGAATGTCCTTATCAAAATCATAAACCAAAAACAATAAAAGCTTTTGGAGGTGGTGCTAGGCTTTGCCCTGGTATGCATTTATCTATGATTGAAATGACAACTGTAATTGCTAGTATCTGTAAGCAATTTGATATAAGTCTTGCTGTTTCACCTTCTGAAATCAAAGAGAACTTTGCTTTTACAGTACACCCAGAAAATTTAAAGGTTCAATTTAAAAAAGTAAAAACTTAA
- a CDS encoding head GIN domain-containing protein: MKFKLFTFFIFLLFIDNSINAQETIKLNQSFNKIIVSPHIETIFKKGTKSSIKIEDINVSKEKFKYEIVNGTLQIYLEGAKTYTKNKKIVNSYSRRKVPLYKGRVVKLIITYSDVKTFSLRGEEKITFQSPLIQEECKLRIYGKSEVTINKINVDKLNVTIYGDSFLNIEKGTVDKQKITAYGASKIMALNVLSKETKITAYGDGTFQFNVSKRIKVTSYGESRINYKGKAELKKGIIIGESIINNIN; this comes from the coding sequence ATGAAATTTAAATTATTTACTTTTTTTATATTCTTATTATTTATAGATAATAGTATAAACGCACAAGAAACAATAAAACTAAATCAAAGTTTTAATAAAATCATTGTAAGTCCACATATAGAAACAATTTTTAAAAAAGGAACTAAGTCTAGCATTAAAATTGAAGACATAAATGTTTCTAAAGAGAAGTTTAAGTATGAAATAGTTAACGGAACATTACAAATATATTTGGAAGGGGCTAAAACTTACACAAAAAATAAGAAGATAGTTAATAGTTATTCTAGAAGAAAGGTACCTTTATATAAAGGTAGAGTTGTTAAACTAATTATTACTTATTCAGATGTTAAAACGTTTTCTTTAAGAGGAGAAGAAAAAATAACATTTCAGAGTCCATTAATACAAGAAGAATGTAAATTACGTATTTATGGTAAATCTGAAGTTACTATAAATAAAATTAATGTAGATAAACTTAATGTAACTATTTATGGGGATAGTTTTTTAAATATAGAAAAAGGAACTGTTGATAAACAAAAAATAACAGCTTATGGTGCGAGTAAAATAATGGCTTTAAATGTTTTATCAAAAGAAACTAAAATAACAGCCTACGGAGATGGAACCTTTCAATTTAATGTATCTAAAAGAATAAAAGTAACCTCATATGGTGAATCAAGGATAAATTATAAAGGAAAAGCTGAGTTGAAAAAAGGAATTATTATAGGTGAATCTATAATTAATAATATAAATTAA